A segment of the uncultured Desulfobulbus sp. genome:
CTGGTCTGGTTCCTGATCATTGACGACACCTTCGTCTACCGGGCTTCCCGAAAGGCGCCGGGAAGCGGAATCTATCACCAGCACGGCAACAAGGCCAATCGACCCCAGTATGCCCGCGGCCAGTGCTGGGTGAGCATGGCCCTGTCGGTAACCAGGGGCAAAAAGCACTCGGCGATCCCTTTGCTCTCCCGGCTGATGCGCACCGACGGCAACACCGGCAAGCTCGATGCGGCCAAGGTCCTGCTCAGGACCGTAGCACGGGTGTTCACCGGCAAAAAGGTCTGTCTCCTAGTGGACAGCTGGTATATGAAGTACCCTTTGATCGCCTTTGTCCTGGCCCTTGGCTTTCAGGTGATCGGCCAGGTCCGACGGGATACGGCGCTGTACGCGCTTCCAGTGGCCACCGGCAAACGGGGGCGGCCGGCCAAGTATGGCGCCAAATACACCCCGGATGAGGTTGCTCTTTTGCCGGAGGTACGCCATTGGCTGTTCCTCTACGGCAAGTGGCAATGGGTACGCTACCGGAGTGCTGTCTGCCTGGCTAAATTCCTTCGCGGCCATCGGGTCAGGGCCGTGTGGATGCAGTTCGAAGACGAGGATGGCGAGCTCAGTAAGCCACGCCTGCTCATCTCCACCAACAGTCAGCTGAGTGCAGACGAGGTGTTCAAGTTCTACGCCCGCCGCTGGGCCATCGAAGACCTCTTCAACCAGATGAAGAACGGTTGGGGCTGGCGCGAGGCCTGGCAGCAGTCCCGCCAAGTGCTGCACCGCTGGACTCAGATCCTTTCGGCCGCCTATGCCCTGCCGCAACTGCTGAGCATGTATTGCAGCGAGCAGATGCACGGACTGCTGCAACTGACGCCATGGCGGAAAAAGGCCCCGGTGACCGCCGGCCAGATTCGCTTGGGACTACGGATGTTTTTCAGCCATGTCCGGGTTCGGGACTGGTGGAACCCGACATGCCGAAAATTCGAACCCGGTTCACCCCTTGGGAAATCGGGCAATACTGCCGATTCAGGAAAAAACTCCAGGAAACGGAGAGAAAGGAACAATAGGGTAACTCATCCGGCACCGCCATCGTGACGGTGGCTTAACCATGAAACTCCAAACTCCAGTGTCATTCATACCCCGGAGGCAAATATTCGGGTCGACCTTCTTTTGATTTACCCAGTGCTGGCCGCAATCTCGGTGAGGGCGCTTTACCGCTTGCTTCGATAGGCATAGTTCTTTCTTCGCCCCCCCCCCCAAAAAAAAAAGAAACCGAGAACCCTAAAATTTAGCCACATTCATTTGTGAGATGAAATCCTCTGTAGATTTCAGGAGATTTCTCCTTTTAGTCGAAATGACCAGGGGTAAAGCAATTCGGTTTTCATGGTATCCGCCATGTAACCGCTTCCTTGCTCGCTGAACGAAATATTCCTCTGGTGGAGATACAACACCACCTTCGTCATGACCATCTTTCCACAACAGAAAGGTACATTCACCAGCTACAAAAAAATCGGGTTGCGATAGAAGCGCTTCCCGGCTTGCAAGATGCTGCGGAAAAATGTGGCCCGTATGAGGCCCGTAAAAAAGGAACAGCCTGTTAACCTTGGTAGGCTAACAGGCTGTTTTTATGTGGCGTCCCCAACCGGATTTGAACCGGTGTTGCCGGCGTGAAAGGCCGGTGTCCTGGACCTGACTAGACGATGGGGACAAGTCCGAATATATCGTTGGTGGGTCGTGCGCGACTCGAACGCGCGACTCTCTGCTTAAAAGGCAGATACTCTACCGACTGAGTTAACGACCCGTGAATTTGAGACGATCTATATACAGAGAAATTTTTTATGTGTCAATATGAAAATATGGTTCATGTTCATTTTTTGTTGTTCTTTGCCGAAGGGCATCGGCCATTTTTGCTGAATTCTTTGTGGTCACCCGGCGGGTTTGTTAGTACAATTCACCTATCTTAAGCCTCCCGCATGAATGCGGCTGGCATTTCGGCAAAAAATGTTTGTAGGAAAATTATGGGGTTATTATCGGGTTCGGCATCGCTGACGCGATTTCATGTGACAGGGGCGCTCCCGGAATCGTTCTGGGAATTTGCAGCGCAGCGCGTTGCCGCTTTAAGTTTTAAAGATATTGACGACACCATGGATGAGTATTCCATTGGCTGGGTGTCGGTGGCGGACATGTTTGACAGCTCCTTTGCCTACAGTTCCTATGCTGCCGGAGACTATATCACCTTGACCATGCGGGTCGATGAGCGCAAGGTGGCGCCTGCGGTTCTTAAAAAATATGTGATGAAGGAAGAGGAGCGGGTCAAGCGGGAAAAACAGGTTCCGCGGTTGAGCCGAGCCGTTCGTCTGGAAATCAAGGAGCGTATTCGAGCGGAATTGATTCGGAAATCTCCACCCGTTCCTTCGACCTATGATCTGTGCTGGAATCTCGCGGATAACACCCTGCTTTTTTTCTCGACCAGTAAGAAGGCCATGGCTCTTCTGGAAGATCTCTTCAAGGAGACCTTCAACCTGTCGCTGATCTTGCAAATTCCCTGGATAACCGGCTTGCATCTGGCTGAGGGGGAAGCTGCGGAAAAATACGATGATATGCGTCCTGCCGTGTTGCTTTAGCCCCTGTTGTCCGTCTGTCAATGTGGCCGCTCGGTATCGTGATTCGTTGCATGGACATTGTTTGCTGCGGATAACGTCCCTTTGTCTGGTGTTTGATCAAGCCATCCCTATTCCCGAACATACCAACGTGTGATGGAGGAAATATGAACGGTTCTTTGCTCGCAGTTCTGGGCGTTGTCGCCCTGGTTGTGATTGTCCTGGTCGTGAAAATGATTGCAGGGAAATCAAAGCCTGAGGTGCGGCCGGAAGGCGAACAGGAAATTTTCGAGACGACCCAAGAATCGCCCGCGGCCGAGATCGTCGAGGATGTCGGTCAACAGGAGATGGGCCCGGATCTGGTCGCGCTGCAAGAGCCCCCTGCCATCGAGATTGAAGAGGAGGTGGAGATTCCCGGGCAAATGCCTTCTGCGGAGGAAGAAAGGGCGGAGGCATCCCTTGAGGCCGAGCCCGTTGCCGCATTCGAGCTCACAGGAGTGGCTGAGCCTGAGGCAAGTCCAGAAACCCCGCTGATGACGGAGGAACGCATTGCTGCCGAGGCGGAGCCGGTACTGCTGAAGGAAGAGGAAGTGGTTTTGCCTTTGGAAACTGCGGAAGATGCAACGGCTGAGAGCAAAGAGCGTGAGGATGTTCTTGAACAGACAGCGGAGGTTGAAACCGCGGAGTCCGTAGAGGAAGAGGAACCGATTCCGACGATGGAGGCCAAGGCTGAGCCTGAGGCGGAGAGCCTCGAGGCAGGGCCGGAGGAAGCCGAAGAGATGCCGGTTGCAGAGGCCGCCACAGCCGAAGAACCGCTGGCGGAGGCCGAAGCAGAGCGTGTAGCCACGGCTACCGCGGTGAGCGAAGAGGCCGAGCCGCAGGCAGAAGCAGAACCTGTGGAAGAACCGCTGCTTATACCAGAGACCGAGTTGGTTGCGGAGAAAAAAACGGCGGAAACCAGCCTGCCTCTGGTGCGTTTGAGCATGGAAGAGTATTCGGCATGGCTGAACCGACTTGAGGCGCAGCAACGTGAAGCCTTGGCCGAAGCCATTGCCCACAATGACGATCAGCGCCGCGATCAGTTGCAGCGTGAACTTGTGGTCATGAATGATCGTCTGGCCCTGCTTGCCGATCAGTATGTTGAGGACATGGCCTGTTATCAGCAGGTTCTGGATGCATTGGCCCGGCTGCAGGCGGACGATTCGAGCCCCGCCTTGACAGAGGCCGTTGCCGATCTGCAATCGGGCAAAACCGAGGCTGCTGCCATCTATTTGGAAGAGCTCAGCGGTCAGCCCCATCCCTTTGCGGTGCAGGCCTCTTTTTTCGGTGGCCAGCTGGCGGAAAGCCGTGCTGATCTGCAGAAAGCCATGGAGTTGTATCGGCGGGCTGTGGCATCACAACCCGAAAATCCCAAATATCTGCGGGCTGCCGGTCTGATGGCCAGAAGCCAGTACAAGTACAAGGAGGCCTTGCCCTGGCTGGAAAGTTATGTGCAGCTGATGAAGCAAGGCGGGCAGGCCGATGCAAAAGCGGTGGCGCTTGCCCAGCGCGAACTCGCTTATACCTATGTGCTCAGCGGCCAATACCAGAAGGCCGGCCCTCTCTACAAAGAGTCGATGACCGTCCTTGCTCAGAAACTCGGTCAGGATCATCCGGAAATGGCGCTCAGCTGGCAACAGATCGGCGAATTTCAGGAGACCATGGGTGAATACGACAAGGCGGTTTCGCTCTATAAGAAGGCCCTGGCCATTCTTGAGAAAAAACGCGGGCCCGAGCATCCGGCCCTTGCCGCAATTTTACGCAAGCTGGCTGCGCTCTGTATCGAGTTGGAACTTGAACCCGAGGCCGTGCCGTTGTATGAAAAGCTGGTTCGAATTCAGGAAAAGGCACTGCGGCCGACCCATCCGCAACTGGTGATCAGCCTCAATAACCTTGCCGAGGCCTACCGCCTTCAGGGACGGTATGCCGAAGCCGAGGCCTGCTATTTGAAAACTTTGCGTATCAACGAAGAGTTGCATGGTGCGGAGCATCCCAGTGTGGCCGCAATTCTCCAGGAGTTGGCCAAACTCTGCACCAGTCAGCGCAAAACGGAAGAGGCCGCCCAGTATCAGGAGCGGGCAACAGCTATTTTTCAAAAGAGCGTCGAGGCTGCGGAACAGAAGGCCGGAGCTGAAGAGTCGTTGACGCTGGAACTTTCATAAGGCTTCTTGAATCATTGCTTTTTCATCCAATCTCGGCGTGGTCCATGCAATTTTTTCCTCAACATAGGCGATATTGGCCTGGGGTAAAATTTTTCCTCTGCCTTGACCTGAACTGAAAAATCTCTTTGCTCAAGACGTCCATTCGGGTGGCAACACGCCCCAAGGTATGTTTTATTTATGGATCTTGTCGATCTTATTCAGGAAAAAAGATTTCTTGGTCAAGAGTTCCTGGCCTGGTTGTGGTTTAAATCGGAAGAGCGCGGCGGCAGCATCGAGGTACCCGGCCGCGGCGATGTGCTGGTGGTGTTTGAAAAGCACATGCTGCTTGAATACGGCGAGGGCGAAGCCAGTGAAAAGGTGATCTGCCGCGGCCTGCAGACCGAGCTACGCGAAGCCCGGGCAGGCCTGGGACTGGCCAAGAAGCCGGAGCAGGCCCGCTTGCGCCTGGCCTACGGTGATTATGAATTCGGTGTCACCCTGTCCGCGGCTATCTTTGAGTTCCGCAACATTCGCCTGCCGAAAACCGTGGATTCCGCTGATGAGGGTAAGGACGCCGAAAGTCACGAGGGACGGGTGCTTGAGCGGATTGCCCTTTTTGAGCAACTCACCGGGCTGGTGAGCGATCTGTTCCGCATGTTTATCAATATCAGGGCCTCGCATCTGTGGAACGAAGAACTGCAAAAAATTCGCGCCTGGATCGAATCCGGCGTTCATCAGGGATAATTAATCAGAACATTACGTATATATTATGGAATTTGAAACCGTGATCGGGCTGGAAATCCACGCCCAGATGAAGACCAAAAGCAAAATTTTCTGCGGCTGTTCCACCGAATTCGGCGCACCGCCCAACACCCATACCTGCCCGGTCTGTCTGGGCATGCCCGGTTCTTTGCCGGTGCTCAACCGTCAGGTGGTGGAATCGGCGATCAAGCTTGGCCTGGCCACGGAATCAACCATCAATCGCGAAAACCGTTTTGCCCGTAAAAACTATTTTTACCCGGACCTGCCCAAGGGCTACCAAATTTCCCAGTTTGAACTGCCGATCTGCGAGCACGGCAGCCTGGAGATCGAGGTCGAAGGGCAGGCGCCCAGAACCATCGGCATCACCCGTATTCATATGGAAGAGGATGCAGGCAAGCTCATCCATGACGATCGCGAACCCTACAGCTACGTGGATCTCAACCGTACCGGGACACCGCTGTTGGAAATCGTCAGCGAGCCGGATATGCGTTCGCCCGAGGAGGCGGCTGCCTATCTGAAAAAACTGCATGCCATTGTTCGCTATCTTGATATCTGCGACGGGAACATGCAGGAAGGCAGCTTCCGCTGCGACGCCAACATATCGCTGCGGCCCTTGGGGCAGAAGGAATTCGGCACTCGCACCGAGCTCAAAAACATGAATTCCTTCCGCAACGTCCAGCTGGCGCTCGAGTATGAGGTCCGCCGTCAGCGCGACATCCTTCTGGAAGGGGGCGAGGTGATCCAGCAGACCCTGCTCTGGGATGCGGACAAGGGGAAGACCGAATCCATGCGCGGCAAGGAGGAGGCCCACGATTATCGTTATTTTCCGGATCCGGATTTGATTCCGGTGCAGGTGGATGAGGCCTGGATCGACCGGGTCCATACAGAACTGCCTGAGTTGCCCGACAAACGGCGATTGCGTTTCCTCCGAGATTTTGAGCTGACCGATTACGATGCCGCCATCCTCACCGCCTCCCGCGAACTGGCCGACTATTTCGAGACCGCCTACAGGGCTTACGGCAACGCCAAGAAGCTGGCCAATTTCATTGGCACGGAGGTGTTGCGCGATTTTGGTCCGGAGCGGATCGGCGAATGCCCGGTCAAACCGGAGCAGTTGGCCGCCCTGCTGGTCATGACTGAAGATGGCAAGATCTCCGGCAAGATCGCCAAGACGGTGTTTGCGGAGATGCTCGCCAACGGCAAGGATCCTGAGGCAATCGTCAAGGAGAAGGGGCTGGTACAGATGAGCGACGAGGGCGAGCTGGTGGCCATCGTTCAGGAGATTATCGCCGCCAATCCCGACCAGGTGCAGCAGTTCCGGGACGGGAAGGGCAAGGTGCTCGGCTTTTTTGTCGGTCAGTTGATGAAGAAAACCAAAGGTCAGGCCAACCCGCAGATGGCCAACGAGCTCTTCATGAAGGAGCTCAACAAATAACCGGCCCAAGCGTGGATAAAGGTCAGTGGCAGCAGCAGGGGGAGGGGCATCGCCAGCGGCTCAGGGACAAGTTCCTCGAGCAGGGGATCGATGCCTTTACCGACAGCGAGATCATTGAGTTGCTGCTGACCTTTGGTACGCCCCGCTCCGACTGCAAGGCTGCCGCCCGCAGCGCCCTGCAGCGATTCAAGACCCTGCCCGCGGTCCTCGATGCCGCGCCACTGGAACTGCAGCAGATCAAGGGAATCGGCCCCAAGAACATTTTTGCCCTCCAGTTCATTCAGGGCGTGGCCCGGCGCTACCTGCGCCAGCGGATTGTGGGCAAGCAGTACGTCCATTCTTCACAGGCGGTGGCGGATTACCTCATTCATTCCATGCGCGGTCTGGAACACGAGGTCCTGACCGTGGTCTTTCTTGATGCTGCCCACGCCATCATCGATGCTGTAGTGGTGGCCGAAGGCACGGTCACGGTCAATACGGTCTATCCGCGCGAACTGGTCAAGGCGGCACTCGCACGCAACGCCAGCGCCCTGATCGTTGCCCATAACCACCCCTCGGGCAGTCTCACCCCTTCACGGCAGGACGAGGAACTCACCCGATCCTTGCATCTGATCTGCTCGTTCATGCATATCAATCTGCTCGATCACCTCATCATCGGCGGCGGCGAGGCTGTGTACAGTTTTGCCGATCAGGGCCTCATGACAAAAATCCGTGAGGATTGCCGCCGCATCCTTGAGCGAAACGGTTGATGACTTTAACGAAGTCGGCCGGGCTCTACCTGCACATCCCCTTTTGTCGTAGCAAATGCCGCTACTGCAGTTTTTGCTCTTCAACACCCAAGGCCGGAGACAAGGAGGCCTTTGTTGCAGCCCTGAAGGCGCAGATTGTGCAGACGGCCAGCTTGCCCGAGGTGCAGTCGCTTACATTTGCCACCCTCTTTTTCGGGGGCGGCACCCCTTCGATCCTTGCTCCGGAGATCTTGGGCGAATTGCTTGGTCAGTGTTGCCGTTCGTTTTCCTGGAACTCGGTGGAGCCTGAAATTTCCATTGAGGTCAATCCCGGAACCGTTGATGCAAAGGGATTGGCGCAGTTGCGCCGTGCCGGCTTCAACCGACTCTCCATCGGCATCCAATCCCTTGACGATACCGAGTTGGGCAAGCTTGGCCGCATTCATTCCCGCGAGCAGGCCCTGGCCACGGTCCATGCCGCACAGCGTGCCGGATTTACCACTATCAGCTGCGATCTGATGTATGGACTGGCTGGCCAAACCCAAGACTCCTGGAAGCGAAGCCTGGAGGAGATTGTGGCACTTGGGCCGCAGCATCTTTCCCTCTACGAGCTGACCGTGGAGGAGGAGACGCCGCTGTGGCTCGAGGTGGAAAGCGGCCATTATCTGCTTCCGCCGGAGGAAGAGGTGCTGGCGATGATGGGCAGAACGCAGGAACTGACCGCACAAGCCGGTCTGGAGCGCTACGAGATCTCCAACTACGCCCTCCATGATCACCAATGCCGCCATAACCTCAACTACTGGCATAACGGCTCCTACCTCGGCCTGGGGCCTGGGGCTGTCTCCAATGTTGGCGGTGAACGCAGGGCCGCGGTGGCCGATCTGCGACAATACTGTCATCTGGTTGCCCAGGGGTTGCCGGTCTGGGATGAGGTCGAACAGCTGACAACGGAGGCCGCCTTTCGTGAAACCGTGGTCATGGGGCTGCGGATGACGGCAGGTGTCTCCATCTCGCGACTCAAACAGCGCTTTACCCTTGACCTGCCCACCTATTACGGCGATCTTCTCACCAAACTCGTTGATCAGGGCTTTCTGCATCATGTGGGGGACTCGCTGCGGCTAACAGACCACGGCCTTGCCCTGGCCAACCGGGTTATGGCCGAGCTGGTCTGAATCTTTTTCTCGCGCTTTTTCCCTGCCTTTTCCCGGCCACTGAACCGTGCCTCAGTCAAAACAACCGCTAAATGCAGCAATTACCTGCGGCTCCGCTCTTGCCAACTGAGCCGCCGCGGAGTAAAAGATACGGTTGAACATTTTGTCCTTCTCGTCCCGAGATCAACCTGCCTCTCGTTCGTTTCTGCTGCTTTTTCGCGGAAACACGAGCTGTATGGTTGCCCAGCGAGACAAGATCAATGGTTTTTCCTTGTGGGGGGCAAATGTGCGGGCCCGTCCAGGCGGTGTTCCGGTGAGGAAGCAGTGATGAAAGCCCCCGTGGGTGCTCGAAGACGATATGCGGCTCCATGGGGTACCCAGCTGGTGTGTTGTTTGTCTGTCGGATGGTCCGGTTGACCCGGTCCCTTATAGTCGTCTTTTCATTCAAACAAGGAGCAACATTATGGCAGGTTTTGTGTATCAGGATCCCTTCCCTCTCGGTAAAGATGAGACCAAGTTTCGTTTGTTGGAAGGCTCCGACAAGTACGTATCCACCGAGACCTTTAACGGCCAGGAAGTGCTCAAGGTCGACCCCGAAGGTCTGAAGGTACTGGCCAACCAGGCCATGCGCGAGGTCTCCTTCCGTCTGCGGCCGGCGCATAACGAGCAGGTCGCCAAAATTTTCGCTGACCCCGAGTCTTCCCGGAACGACAAGGAAGTTGCCTTCGCCATGCTGCGCAACGCCGAGGTTGCGGCCAGTTATGTGCTGCCGGTCTGCCAGGATACCGGTACCGCCTGTGTTGTCGCCAAAAAGGGACAGGGGGTCTGGACCGGCTGCGATGACGCTGAAATGATCTCTGCCGGTGTGTACACCACCTACACCGAGGAGAACCTGCGCTACTCTCAGAATGCGCCCCTGAACATGTATGAGGAGGTCAACACCAAGACCAACCTGCCGGCACAGATCGACATCTATGCCACCAAGGGCGATGAGTACAAGTTCCTCTTTCTGGCCAAGGGCGGCGGTAGCGCCAACAAGACCTATCTCTATCAGGAGACCAAGGCCCTGCTCAACCCCGGCACCCTGAAGAAGTTCCTGGTGGAGAAGATGAAGACCCTGGGAACCGCTGCCTGCCCGCCGTACCACATCGCCTTCTGCATCGGTGGCACCTCGGCCGAGACCTGTCTCAAGACCGTAAAACTGGCCTCGGCCAAGTATCTGGACAATCTGCCCACCAGCGGCAACGAGTTGGGCCGCTCCTTCCGCGACGTGGAGCTGGAAAAAGAGCTGCTGGTCGAGGCACAGAAGCTCGGGCTCGGCGCCCAGTTCGGCGGCAAGTACTTTGCCCATGATATCCGCGTGATCCGTATGTCGCGCCATGGCGCCTCCTGCCCGGTGGGCATGGGGGTTTCCTGTTCCGCCGACCGTAACATCAAGGCCAAGATCAACAAAGAGGGTCTCTGGCTCGAGCAGATGGATGCCGATCCCGGCCGTCTGATCCCGGCCGAGTACCGTGATCGCAAGGGTGGTCATCAGGTCAAGATCGACCTCAACCAGCCGATCAAGAATGTGCTGGCCGAGCTGACCAAGCATCCGGTTTCCACGGTCCTTTCGCTCACCGGCACCATCATCGTCGGCCGCGACATCGCCCATGCCAAAT
Coding sequences within it:
- a CDS encoding transposase: MGNKGYGSIPGTLFECITFLARALPVRSVPTFIELLIGAMLTQTGFVTGAWLAIRPLRSWSAYYKWLQEGKWPWVALGVQMARMVVTFFPQLVWFLIIDDTFVYRASRKAPGSGIYHQHGNKANRPQYARGQCWVSMALSVTRGKKHSAIPLLSRLMRTDGNTGKLDAAKVLLRTVARVFTGKKVCLLVDSWYMKYPLIAFVLALGFQVIGQVRRDTALYALPVATGKRGRPAKYGAKYTPDEVALLPEVRHWLFLYGKWQWVRYRSAVCLAKFLRGHRVRAVWMQFEDEDGELSKPRLLISTNSQLSADEVFKFYARRWAIEDLFNQMKNGWGWREAWQQSRQVLHRWTQILSAAYALPQLLSMYCSEQMHGLLQLTPWRKKAPVTAGQIRLGLRMFFSHVRVRDWWNPTCRKFEPGSPLGKSGNTADSGKNSRKRRERNNRVTHPAPPS
- the rdgC gene encoding recombination-associated protein RdgC, which produces MGLLSGSASLTRFHVTGALPESFWEFAAQRVAALSFKDIDDTMDEYSIGWVSVADMFDSSFAYSSYAAGDYITLTMRVDERKVAPAVLKKYVMKEEERVKREKQVPRLSRAVRLEIKERIRAELIRKSPPVPSTYDLCWNLADNTLLFFSTSKKAMALLEDLFKETFNLSLILQIPWITGLHLAEGEAAEKYDDMRPAVLL
- a CDS encoding tetratricopeptide repeat protein yields the protein MNGSLLAVLGVVALVVIVLVVKMIAGKSKPEVRPEGEQEIFETTQESPAAEIVEDVGQQEMGPDLVALQEPPAIEIEEEVEIPGQMPSAEEERAEASLEAEPVAAFELTGVAEPEASPETPLMTEERIAAEAEPVLLKEEEVVLPLETAEDATAESKEREDVLEQTAEVETAESVEEEEPIPTMEAKAEPEAESLEAGPEEAEEMPVAEAATAEEPLAEAEAERVATATAVSEEAEPQAEAEPVEEPLLIPETELVAEKKTAETSLPLVRLSMEEYSAWLNRLEAQQREALAEAIAHNDDQRRDQLQRELVVMNDRLALLADQYVEDMACYQQVLDALARLQADDSSPALTEAVADLQSGKTEAAAIYLEELSGQPHPFAVQASFFGGQLAESRADLQKAMELYRRAVASQPENPKYLRAAGLMARSQYKYKEALPWLESYVQLMKQGGQADAKAVALAQRELAYTYVLSGQYQKAGPLYKESMTVLAQKLGQDHPEMALSWQQIGEFQETMGEYDKAVSLYKKALAILEKKRGPEHPALAAILRKLAALCIELELEPEAVPLYEKLVRIQEKALRPTHPQLVISLNNLAEAYRLQGRYAEAEACYLKTLRINEELHGAEHPSVAAILQELAKLCTSQRKTEEAAQYQERATAIFQKSVEAAEQKAGAEESLTLELS
- the gatB gene encoding Asp-tRNA(Asn)/Glu-tRNA(Gln) amidotransferase subunit GatB; translation: MEFETVIGLEIHAQMKTKSKIFCGCSTEFGAPPNTHTCPVCLGMPGSLPVLNRQVVESAIKLGLATESTINRENRFARKNYFYPDLPKGYQISQFELPICEHGSLEIEVEGQAPRTIGITRIHMEEDAGKLIHDDREPYSYVDLNRTGTPLLEIVSEPDMRSPEEAAAYLKKLHAIVRYLDICDGNMQEGSFRCDANISLRPLGQKEFGTRTELKNMNSFRNVQLALEYEVRRQRDILLEGGEVIQQTLLWDADKGKTESMRGKEEAHDYRYFPDPDLIPVQVDEAWIDRVHTELPELPDKRRLRFLRDFELTDYDAAILTASRELADYFETAYRAYGNAKKLANFIGTEVLRDFGPERIGECPVKPEQLAALLVMTEDGKISGKIAKTVFAEMLANGKDPEAIVKEKGLVQMSDEGELVAIVQEIIAANPDQVQQFRDGKGKVLGFFVGQLMKKTKGQANPQMANELFMKELNK
- the radC gene encoding DNA repair protein RadC yields the protein MDKGQWQQQGEGHRQRLRDKFLEQGIDAFTDSEIIELLLTFGTPRSDCKAAARSALQRFKTLPAVLDAAPLELQQIKGIGPKNIFALQFIQGVARRYLRQRIVGKQYVHSSQAVADYLIHSMRGLEHEVLTVVFLDAAHAIIDAVVVAEGTVTVNTVYPRELVKAALARNASALIVAHNHPSGSLTPSRQDEELTRSLHLICSFMHINLLDHLIIGGGEAVYSFADQGLMTKIREDCRRILERNG
- the hemW gene encoding radical SAM family heme chaperone HemW, with the protein product MTLTKSAGLYLHIPFCRSKCRYCSFCSSTPKAGDKEAFVAALKAQIVQTASLPEVQSLTFATLFFGGGTPSILAPEILGELLGQCCRSFSWNSVEPEISIEVNPGTVDAKGLAQLRRAGFNRLSIGIQSLDDTELGKLGRIHSREQALATVHAAQRAGFTTISCDLMYGLAGQTQDSWKRSLEEIVALGPQHLSLYELTVEEETPLWLEVESGHYLLPPEEEVLAMMGRTQELTAQAGLERYEISNYALHDHQCRHNLNYWHNGSYLGLGPGAVSNVGGERRAAVADLRQYCHLVAQGLPVWDEVEQLTTEAAFRETVVMGLRMTAGVSISRLKQRFTLDLPTYYGDLLTKLVDQGFLHHVGDSLRLTDHGLALANRVMAELV
- a CDS encoding fumarate hydratase, which translates into the protein MAGFVYQDPFPLGKDETKFRLLEGSDKYVSTETFNGQEVLKVDPEGLKVLANQAMREVSFRLRPAHNEQVAKIFADPESSRNDKEVAFAMLRNAEVAASYVLPVCQDTGTACVVAKKGQGVWTGCDDAEMISAGVYTTYTEENLRYSQNAPLNMYEEVNTKTNLPAQIDIYATKGDEYKFLFLAKGGGSANKTYLYQETKALLNPGTLKKFLVEKMKTLGTAACPPYHIAFCIGGTSAETCLKTVKLASAKYLDNLPTSGNELGRSFRDVELEKELLVEAQKLGLGAQFGGKYFAHDIRVIRMSRHGASCPVGMGVSCSADRNIKAKINKEGLWLEQMDADPGRLIPAEYRDRKGGHQVKIDLNQPIKNVLAELTKHPVSTVLSLTGTIIVGRDIAHAKWKELLDAGKPLPDYLKNHPVYYAGPAKTPEGKPSGSFGPTTAGRMDSYVDLFQANGGSMVMIAKGNRSQQVTDACQKHGGFYLGSIGGPAALLAEENIKKVECIDYPELGMEAVWKIEVVDFPAFILVDDKGNDFFKGLL